GCTCCATTGTTTGTATTACTATCTTAAAAgggtaaaaatgttttttaattgaacCCTTTCAATttggcaaactttttttttaaactaatactATTcttaagcttttcattttattttttttttattaactccATTGTGGTTACAccagtgtgttttattttggcCTGTATTTGGATATATATTATTgcagtattttatatatatccCATAcaagtattagaaaaaaacaggcaCGTATTGATGAAGAATGCAGAATTGTAAGTTTATCTGTTCTAAATGGCTGTAGATTATGTAGGTAAGGTGGTAAAGTTGGTCTTTTTTCAAGCATGGAGTTTGATGTTGTTTCAGTTGGAAGGCTGATGTGCATATTAGCACAAATCTACAATACTTTCCTGACTACAAGATATGGCCCTAATGATATCTTTGTTGAAACAGTttgaacaaaattattattaaaaaattttatgTCCTATTATTAGAAAATTTCATGTCCTTCACTTGCCCTTCACTTCCAGGCCCTCTgtgaacaaactgaaaaaacatcCCGAGTCTTATTGCACATCTGTTTTCCTACTAAGGAAACATCAGAGCACAATTGTGATGATATTTGCGTGTCTAAAAGACTTAAGAGGGAACGGCTATTTATCTGAAAACTaagttttacttatttttgttgctgtctaATAAGTAATGCCAGAACAAGTAGCATTCTGTATGTTCAGTCTGTGGAACAGAGATTAAAGCTAGCACATGCTATTGGAATAGAAAACCTTTACTCTGTTCTAAATAGAATAACTCTTTGCAGCGCAAAGTTAAATACTTGGGAGGAGGCTGGAGCTTGAGGTGGAGAAGTTCcgattcatttattttaaactatgtttcatttctcttgATACTTAAACAGCAATTGCTGTTTCCATTACTCCAGATTTAACCTGAAGATTTAACATCTGCTTCCaattaaaaagcagtgtttCCCTACGAAAAGCGATCCAGGTTGTGCTGATTTGCCATGTATAACTCTACATATATGTTTGATGATGATTCTGATGATGAAATCCCTACCCAACAAGCGATTCAGGAAAGCTTACAAGATAGGCATAAAATTGAAACAAGTGGCAGTGCAACAGAGGATGAAAGGTAGTAAGTTGTTACTTCTATTTTGGGTGTTTTCTTGGCATTATTATAAGCACATAGTaaccttattttcctttgtgacTCCATATGTTGTATTGCTCTGACCTTGTCTCATGGATACTGGAAACCACTGGTAGCTCATTTGTTCTGAGTTCTCCCTGAAAAAGTATAGCCATCTCCTCGAAAATACGGAATGTATGAAATTTTCAGGTGACATTTTACATCAATATCTAAATGAGTACAAGGCTTTATGAAGAAGATAAGCATGTGATGTAAAAATAGATTGGTATGGTAgctttctctcatttcagtatttaattgTTGGCCTTCGTGTGAAAAATCTAATATTTATAGTGGCAGGGGAAGaccaacaaaaaaagtgttttaatgtGTTAAACCCTGACAAAACCTATGTAACTTACAGAAATCTAACATGTAGTCTAGACTTGAGTATTTAGATTAAGGTATAATTATATCCTGAAATTCACATTAATTCTTACTTCtcactttatttctgttctgtttatgCAGTTTCCAGTATATTGCAAGTAAAGAACATGGAAAGATAATTGCAGCAATTCGGACAGTTAAGTACAAATACACCGCACTAAGCCTATACCCCTAGGAGTCACTTGGGTATTGCATTGTTGAGTAATGCCTACATTTTAGGTGTTTGATCATCTGATTTAAGtgcagtttttctttgtatAGTCTTGGGAGGAGTAAGGCAActaaaaccaggacacccaAAAGCTAACTTACTAGATAGGAACATGGTAATGGGATGGGTTCAAATGTCATTCCTCTCAGATTCCAGTGCTTCATGTCCTGGAATTAGGGGACAACGCCAGGCCTCtcttgtaaaataaacaacaggATGGCAAGGCCCCCAGTCAATTAATACTTCATAAAAGCATTTGCCACTTTGTGAGATGATACCCAGATTAAAATCCCTTCTCTACTTGAAGAGTGTTCCAGAATTGTTTCTTAACTGCCAAACTTCAGTGGATTCCAATATGAGATGCTCTTAGCCTGTTCCTctgaaacttctgctttttgtggtATAATCAATTTATATACTGAGTCACAGAGATACCTAAACAATGAGCATAAGTAGTACAGTAGTTTGGACAGTTGTCTGGCAGTGGGAAACTTTCAGTGCAGTCCTTACATGCGTCATAGTAGTTATAGAGATATTTAGTGGAGTAGGAATCAAGAAACCAAgtcttttctggaaaagcaaatgctaTAATTGTTCCATACATGATGGAGAATGTGTCTAAACTCTGGTTACACTTGCTGTCTGGTCTTATGAATATATAATTCTTCCATATGTAGGAgaacttcagcagcagagattGAGAGCAGTCTGTCCCCTCACCCTATAGTTGTAACTAACAGAAGGGCAGACTGCCTTCTCCCAGGAATGATGggataaaaaacaaaagcagaaaccaGGCCCCTACTTAAACAGGCTTTCCAGCCAAGaaagttttgctgtttcttgaTGAGAtacaaaattgaaaacataattACTTGTGTTGATTAAAGATCCAATAAGATTGTTAGTAAAAGCAGGAATAACAAGATAGGTCTCATCCCTGTTAAatcagcttcatttttcttttgccaacctaaatattttttcctacagtttcACTAGGACACCTGTTTATACATTAAACTTTCATGCACTATTGCTCATGAGAggattgtatttgaaaaaactTACTTACAATAGTAGGACTAAAAGATTTCAATGCATAATTCAAAGTGCTTTGTGAGTCAATGTCAATCATTGATTGTTCCATTCATGTAAACCACCCTCtgagaaaaaattgctttgacaAAGCAAGTTGTTTATTCTAGATACACTGGTGGGATAAATGGCACTCAATATATTAGTTgcctgaattttgttttatgatgAGTAATGGGATATGTGTCTGTCTTAAAATATCATAGGCCAAGAAGAGGCCTTGATGAAGTTGGTGAAGCACAGTACTGCTTTTGAAGAAGCAGATCAGCAAGGCTGGCTTCCTGTGCAtgaagctgcagcacagctaaATAAGAACATCCTTGAAATAACTTTGAAAGGTACAGAGTCCTTCTGGTTTTCCACCAAAAAGTTCTACAAAGTCGGGTTTGAATCATCCACTTTCAAAtgtgttctgcttttctgtatttcagcctCCCGTGCAATTACGTGGGAACAGACTACTCTAAAAGGGGAAACACCTCTCTTGGTGGCAGTAAGAAATTGCTTTGTAGACAATGTCCGCTTTCTCCTGCTCAATGGCTGCAATCCCAACGTTAAGAATGAAGAGGGAGATTCTCCTTTAGTTACAGGTGAATAACTTATTTAGGGGTGGAGAGGTGAGGGAATGGAGGTGAGATTGTAGTTACACATTTTAGGTTTCAATTTGACATATTTGATTTCAAATCAATATCTAAAGTATTTTGCTGTAAGGAGCAAAATATGTTAATCTCAGTATTGAATGTGCCTGTCCCTGTCTGTTTTTCTTAGACGATATCAAGGCTTTAAATGAGCTGATAATTCCAAGTTAGGGACTGTCACCACAAAGTTCTTAGCATTGTTTATTAATTAAAGTATTATTCTTATTGGTCTACTGAAGTATGGGAAACATAGGAgaagctaaaaatatttccccaaaGTCTGATCTATTGCAAGGAGCTCCAGATGGCTACCATTTTCCATCCCTCAGTTGCAAAGAGTTTGAGGTTCAGGTTGAACATAAatctttttcctcaaagaatCAAACAGCTTTCTCCATGAAGTGCAGTGtgtcttcctctgctttccttggCATCCTTTATGCAGCGGTGCCAGTTAACCAGGTCCTCCTGCTTCTTCATGCTATTACTGTTCTTCATGTCTGCAGGCATAAAACATTCATATTCTCTGCCTACATGGTATCTCTTTCATTGCAtcagcttctctttcttcaaaatCCATGGtaattggttttgattttcaaaaattataGCAAACCAGCCTGATTTATCTGCGTTACATAGAGCGTAAAACAGTGTTTGTCCCTATTCAGACGTTGTTGGAATTAATCCAAGTATGACAAGTGAAGAAGCTAGCCAGGCCTAAATTCTTGGTTCACTTCTCTTTGAATTCTTTTAATTGAAGAAGGTCCCATACCTAGTATCACTCTTAGTGTGAATGCCATTTTCATTTGATCATGCACAAAAACTCTAATTCTTGATTTGTAAAGAACCATATTTTGCCaagatgtttttcaaaaatgttctGTGTTCATTTCATTTGCTTAGCTCAATTTGGGCTATGATGCTGCTATTCTTACTGAGTCCtagccaaaaaaaggaaagcatgttCTCATTTTCTGAATTCTAAAGGAGCACTGTAAGTTTCTTGGACTAACCTGTAAGTTTTTCTGTATTGgaagggtggggttttttcaaaactattgttaaaggaagaggaaaaagcctACCACCCATCTGTAGGACCCCCAGTCCATCCTTTTGAAATGACTAAAGCTTCTAGTGAGGGCCACCTGCTTAGAAAAGATGTAGAAAATTCCTAGATACTTTTGAAGTGCACTATATTAAAATGCACCATCCCGGAAGGAGGGGATGTATGGGATTTATCTAAAGCAGCGATGTAGGTTGCAGATAATAGGACATCACAGGTTATAGTATGCTGTCAATGGTATTTCAAGCAGCTGTGGCACATGAAGCTTCTCTGCCTAATCTGTCTTGGTGAAGGGCACTCACTGTTGTACCCTGCACAGCCTGGGAGAtcaaagagagaaggagggaaaggtgtTCCCTATTCATTCTATCCACTGGAGCCAATCTTTTAAGATCCTTACTGACTTAACAGAGCAGGCTTATTAAGCTCAGAAGGCATATGACACAGtcattttaaactttgtttcatATTCTGGTAACTGCTTGTGAAGATTAAATAGAGCTCTCTGAGCAGGCCAGCTCCTGACCGCACCAAGTCCCTGTATATGGTCTCCATCTAGTGGCAAGGAAAGTTGCTTTCTGTTGCATTACCGAGCAGAACAGAggattacagaaagaaaaagagattacCATATAATTAGTCATTTGTATAGTTAAAGTTGTCTTGGAAACAAAGAACAGACTTGTTGATAAGTTAAACCTTTCAGTGTAGTGTGACATTTCTCAGTGTATAAATAGCGCTGCCGGGAACAGCTCGAGCTTTCCTGGTCTGCCACATAACAGAAGCCATAGTGCATAGAATAGTGTAGAATAACATTCTGGCTGATAATTCTTCGCTTATTGTCTTACAGCAATTAAACATGATTCGTATGAGATTGCCTCCTTGTTGATAAGTTCTGGTGCAAAAGTGAATTTGCAGTGTGTCCACAAGAGGACTGCTTTACATGAGGCAGCCAGACTAGGCAGGAAGGATCTGGTGAAGCTTCTCCTTCGGTCTGGAGCAGATCCTGACCCTCGCAGTGGATATGGGCTCACACCTCTAGCACTGGCTGCACAGATCGGACATACAGAAATTATGGAGCTCTTATTGCAAAAAGGTGAGACTGTTATATAAGATGTTAtaggaagagaaggctcgggtCGGGGCTCTATCTTGCCAGTGTTATAAATATCTGATGGGATGgattcttctcagtggtgcccactaacaggacaagaggcaatgggcaccaATTGAAACCTAGCAAATTCTGtctgaacataagaaaacactttttttctgtgagggtGGTTGAACATTGGAACAGGTCACTCAGAagttgtagagtctccatccctggagatactaaaaacctgactggacgctgtcctgggcaacctgctgtagctgaccctgcttgagcacagggttggactggatgatctcccgaggtcctttccaacctcaactattctgtggTTCTGTTTTACAACTCAGTAGATTGATTTAGTAACATGTAGGTTCAGTGGTGGTGTTCTTCAAGTGAGTAGAAATTGTAAGCCACATGTGTTAGTACTGAAATGTTTAACGCCCAAATGGGACAAAATGAATCCTCTTTCCAACAGAGAAAATTATGCCTAAATGCAGAGGCAAAAAATTGTTCTTAGCTCAGTAGCCAGTAAAACTTTGCATTACTGAAGTGAAAGGAAATGAACTGTTACCATGTTACTGAGTATACAGCCTGTAGCATTAATAGATCCAaacatatacaaaatatatttttagagaTTACTTACTTGTAGCAAACTGTAGTAGTCATCAGTGAATGCTTTGCAAAACTGCAAGCAAATCTAACACATTGCAGGAGATATTTTGTTTGCACGTTTGGGTGGcatcttcatttatttgaagaatttGACCACCAAATCACGTGAGTTGAGGTCCATCTAAAGAATTCCTAGTATCTAAAATTCATGTTATAAGATAGATATATGCGTATAAGATGTGtatatacacgcacacacacacatattctCTCTAAAGTAGTTAGCCTATTTacacacatttttattagtCTTCTGAAAGTTCTGTGATTGGATGAAAACTGGTTGTTGTAAGATATGCCTTCAGAAATAGCAGCAGAAGTAACTTCccttactaaaaaaaataaaatgctatctGCACCAAAAGGATTGTTGTGATGTAGTTAAGTACAGGCCTGATAGAGACGACATTTTCATAATAttcaaataatatattaatattttaatgaatagttgtaattgtttttaaatgcaatattgTTTTCTCATGTAGACAGGTCACCTTAGGAAAGGCCTGGCAAGACATTTATGGTGGGGAATTTTATATGATGGCTCAGCAGCGCTGGAACTGGATTGTATGAACTGTTTTGATACTGGGTTCTCTCATATTTACAGTTATATCTGTCTGGTCTTTGTAAAGTAGAAGAATTGAAATGCATTGCATGTAAGCCAAAAAACAATTGTTTGTATGAAAAAGAACCAAACTCCTTGCAGCAAGTGTTACTGTGTAATTGTGTTCAAAGCAATATGTGGACCTTCTTGTTCCCAGGATTACATAAACACATATAAAATCAAGAATCCAACATGAAGGTTTATGCCCGTAGTGGTTTTATTTGGTGAATAGAACTCACAATACCATGTCACTGGAGGGTTGGAGATATTAATTCCTGCTGGATATTTACAGTGACTACTATGAAAATCCTTGTTGCTTCTTTTCAGGTGCAGATGTTCTTGCACAGGCAATGGATTGTGCTTCTGTCTTATttgaagcagcaggaggaggaaatccAGATTCTCTGAGTCTTTTACTAGAATATGGGGCTGATGCCAATGTACCAAGGCACTCGGGTCATTTGCCAATCCACAGAGCTGCATATAGAGGACACTTTCTGTGAGTTAATATACTTGAAAATCAAGTAATGGTGACACCAGAAATACTAATTTTGCTAATTCTACCTTATAAAAACCAGGCAGCAAATATGTAGTTTTGTAGAAGGAATTCTTTTTGACCATGTAATGTAAATATGAGTTTTCTGTGTCTGAATGCAAGAGACCAGTCAGGACAAAATCTTCATCATTTTAGCATGAACATACTAATTCCTATAGTATTTCCCCACTTGTCACAAATAGTAACTGTCCAGTCTGATGTTGAGGTTCTTGGGACGTCCTCACTCTCTTTGGGTATGCCTCATCTCCACCCCATCACAGGAAGGTCAACTtactaaataaacaaacagactTAGGGGATAAGGGTTATCCCTACTTTAAAGACAGGAAGGTTACTCAAAGATATTTATGCTAAAATCACAACCAATAAATGAGAAACAAGTCTTCAATACTAGGAATGTTGCATTGTGGTTAAGAATCTGAGGATTCTTAATTcctatgttaatattttatatatattaattaaattataaacttaaatgtattgtatatattaaattatatattaaatGTATTCATGTTATAATATATTATGTTCTATTAATTCCCTAATTCCTTTAGGTTAAGCAATAACACTCGACATTCAGGAAAAGCTTCCATTGAGAAGGAAACTTTATTCCTCTAGCAAGGAATG
This region of Gymnogyps californianus isolate 813 chromosome 13, ASM1813914v2, whole genome shotgun sequence genomic DNA includes:
- the ASB14 gene encoding ankyrin repeat and SOCS box protein 14 — translated: MYNSTYMFDDDSDDEIPTQQAIQESLQDRHKIETSGSATEDESFQYIASKEHGKIIAAIRTGQEEALMKLVKHSTAFEEADQQGWLPVHEAAAQLNKNILEITLKASRAITWEQTTLKGETPLLVAVRNCFVDNVRFLLLNGCNPNVKNEEGDSPLVTAIKHDSYEIASLLISSGAKVNLQCVHKRTALHEAARLGRKDLVKLLLRSGADPDPRSGYGLTPLALAAQIGHTEIMELLLQKGADVLAQAMDCASVLFEAAGGGNPDSLSLLLEYGADANVPRHSGHLPIHRAAYRGHFLALKNLVPVTNFDAIKESGISPVHSAAAGAHPQCLEFLLKSGFDANFMLDQRVRKGYDDHRKSALYFAVSNGDICSTQLLLNAGALPNQDPINCLQIALRMGNYELINLLLRHGANVNYFCRVNTTHFPSALQYALKDEVMLRMLMNYGYDVHRCFDCPQGNSSHSQYVTDGWTSTVIKDTMFCEVITLSWLKHLSGKVVRVMLDYVDHVSICWKLEAVLKEQELWPDINLILTNPRSLKHLCRLKIRERMGRLRLRCPVFMSFLPLPNCLKDYILYKEYDLYGQENFTGTYNLNCT